A genome region from Nitrosopumilus oxyclinae includes the following:
- a CDS encoding ArsR/SmtB family transcription factor, producing MNAITVRSITTSAHPEMKKIFWSLFVSTRGAANRVKIMSLLRNRPSNPNQLSKNIEIDYKCTSHHLKALEENHLVEKLQGGGITTFFVSPLFEENQKMFDEIINVA from the coding sequence ATGAATGCAATCACCGTCAGATCCATCACAACTTCAGCACATCCAGAAATGAAAAAAATTTTCTGGAGTTTGTTTGTCTCAACAAGAGGCGCTGCAAACCGAGTAAAAATAATGTCACTTCTGAGAAACAGACCTAGTAATCCAAACCAATTATCAAAAAATATTGAAATAGATTACAAGTGTACATCTCACCATCTAAAGGCATTAGAAGAGAATCACTTGGTAGAAAAACTTCAAGGTGGCGGAATAACTACATTCTTTGTGTCTCCCCTCTTTGAGGAAAACCAAAAAATGTTTGATGAAATTATTAATGTAGCATAA
- a CDS encoding cupredoxin domain-containing protein encodes MNTTRFMGITTTILSIALVALFVQPSLDFTQDVFAEPKMKNDSVKLTSQIQTQDNVSIEFSVPETIMAGTLVPVNARVHDSERNANLSHTDWSYAIIGPNGEIVHRTTTLHGHFGIMNFKDSFPEAGTYTIKYTVLSSGPFMLGSPVPELGQTRAVVSGDLLKFTEDPTNNFGSRSFEFSVNVGNQGKTVMLQGSEPDTEIQVKFTTQPERIVVGQPTTLLLDVNDAKTGEDATHVDGQINISRGFYHYPSTSGDQPNAPIPIPLHGAYHGHRGALSTTHTFSQAGTYLITADLNAIPYSNPLFGQASTRFVIQVFDNEGTVEVMQQMETVKENTVDIVGLESPFYVPNTISATAGQTITFDNVDGNQHTVTSVKSGTLEHDGKFDSSLMQPGEKFELVLNERGNYDYFCALHTGMQGTIIVS; translated from the coding sequence ATGAATACCACAAGATTCATGGGAATAACTACAACAATACTATCCATTGCTTTGGTGGCTTTGTTTGTTCAACCCTCACTTGATTTTACGCAAGATGTGTTTGCAGAACCAAAAATGAAAAATGATTCTGTAAAACTAACATCACAGATTCAAACACAAGACAACGTTTCAATAGAATTCAGCGTACCTGAAACTATAATGGCAGGAACTCTAGTTCCAGTAAACGCACGAGTACATGATTCTGAACGTAATGCAAATCTATCGCACACAGATTGGTCATATGCAATAATTGGTCCTAATGGAGAGATAGTTCATAGAACTACTACACTTCATGGTCACTTTGGAATTATGAACTTTAAAGATAGTTTTCCAGAGGCAGGAACATACACCATAAAGTATACAGTATTATCATCAGGACCATTCATGCTTGGCTCCCCAGTACCAGAACTCGGACAAACAAGAGCTGTTGTATCTGGAGACTTGCTGAAATTCACTGAAGACCCAACTAACAACTTTGGTTCAAGAAGTTTTGAATTTTCTGTAAATGTCGGAAACCAAGGAAAGACCGTGATGTTACAAGGTTCAGAACCTGATACTGAAATTCAGGTAAAGTTTACCACACAGCCTGAACGGATTGTTGTAGGACAACCAACTACCTTACTCTTAGACGTAAATGACGCAAAAACAGGCGAGGACGCTACACACGTTGACGGTCAGATAAACATCAGTAGAGGATTCTATCATTATCCATCTACATCAGGTGACCAACCTAACGCACCAATACCAATTCCATTACATGGAGCATATCATGGTCATAGAGGTGCACTCTCAACAACACATACGTTCTCCCAAGCAGGAACATACTTGATTACAGCAGATCTTAATGCAATACCATATTCAAATCCCCTATTTGGTCAAGCATCAACTAGATTTGTAATCCAAGTCTTTGATAATGAAGGAACTGTAGAGGTAATGCAACAAATGGAAACAGTCAAAGAAAATACTGTGGACATTGTTGGATTAGAATCTCCATTTTATGTTCCAAACACTATCTCAGCAACTGCAGGTCAGACAATAACTTTTGATAACGTCGATGGCAATCAACATACTGTAACTTCTGTCAAGTCTGGAACTCTAGAACATGATGGAAAGTTTGATAGTAGTTTGATGCAACCTGGCGAAAAGTTTGAACTAGTTCTCAATGAGCGAGGCAACTATGACTATTTTTGTGCATTGCATACTGGTATGCAAGGGACAATCATAGTTTCTTAA
- a CDS encoding DUF488 domain-containing protein: MIKIKRVYDNYSETDGHRILVDRLWPRGISKENAKIDLWIKEITPSTDLRKWYHDNLDKQEEFQKKYIVEIDKNFDSLNNIKKILNNQKTITLLTASKDSKPIHAIVLQQKLER, from the coding sequence ATGATTAAAATTAAAAGAGTTTATGATAACTATTCAGAAACTGATGGGCATAGAATACTGGTAGATAGACTATGGCCTAGGGGGATTTCTAAAGAAAACGCTAAAATTGATTTATGGATAAAAGAAATTACTCCAAGTACTGACTTGAGGAAATGGTATCATGATAATCTGGATAAACAAGAAGAATTTCAGAAAAAGTACATTGTAGAAATTGATAAAAATTTTGATTCATTAAATAATATAAAAAAAATATTAAACAATCAAAAAACCATCACACTTCTTACTGCATCAAAAGATTCTAAACCTATTCATGCCATAGTGTTGCAACAAAAATTAGAACGCTAA
- a CDS encoding cupredoxin domain-containing protein, with protein sequence MTNNQKIILTSMILMGFIMTIPSFAFAEQVSVSLPQGSSTTGCEDTNECFIPYVITVNPRDEVVWSNDDSAAHTVTSGMPGSPDGIFDSSIFMAGTTFSHTFDTLGKYDYFCTVHPWMLGQVLVTVGGGTDKELGTITIGSTVESNSKIDNLIANIESSNGYANEVMTIDVTITDLNDIPAEHITYNIQAIHGTIVLLNEEGHVHSGPMTNTHTTKALTIDASDASPVTITVNVIGFGHDGQYQEVFGEIAKKQVVPEFGTVAMMILVVSIISIIGITTKSRIIPRI encoded by the coding sequence ATGACTAATAATCAAAAAATAATACTAACTTCAATGATCCTCATGGGATTCATTATGACTATCCCATCATTTGCATTTGCTGAACAAGTATCAGTTAGCCTACCACAAGGATCGTCCACTACTGGATGTGAAGATACAAACGAATGTTTCATCCCATATGTGATTACAGTTAATCCTCGTGACGAGGTTGTATGGAGCAATGATGATTCTGCAGCACACACTGTAACAAGTGGAATGCCAGGATCCCCTGATGGAATCTTCGATAGCAGTATATTCATGGCAGGTACAACATTCTCACACACATTTGACACACTTGGAAAATATGATTACTTTTGTACGGTGCATCCTTGGATGTTAGGACAAGTGCTTGTAACTGTAGGTGGAGGTACTGACAAAGAATTGGGTACAATCACAATAGGATCAACTGTTGAATCAAATTCCAAAATCGACAATCTAATTGCAAATATTGAATCTAGTAATGGATACGCAAATGAGGTAATGACTATAGATGTCACAATTACAGATTTGAATGATATTCCTGCAGAGCACATTACCTACAACATACAAGCAATACATGGAACAATTGTATTGCTAAATGAAGAGGGACATGTACATTCAGGCCCTATGACTAACACCCATACAACAAAAGCTTTGACAATTGATGCATCTGATGCTTCACCTGTCACAATTACTGTTAATGTAATTGGGTTTGGACATGATGGACAATATCAAGAAGTATTTGGTGAAATAGCAAAAAAACAAGTAGTGCCAGAATTTGGAACTGTTGCAATGATGATACTCGTAGTATCTATAATCAGTATTATAGGAATAACTACAAAATCACGAATCATTCCAAGAATTTAA